In Dunckerocampus dactyliophorus isolate RoL2022-P2 chromosome 14, RoL_Ddac_1.1, whole genome shotgun sequence, one DNA window encodes the following:
- the dact2 gene encoding dapper homolog 2 has translation MLSTKGSCVGMMSAAVGMDRSRVGERLQAALAGLQELHLLRERQSDMVSWALKVDREEPFTCVHPGPEETRMMGAEEQRLEATLTALKQQLSRLRKQDVGLKTHLQQLDQQISELKLDVSKASTEQLESDSRPSSGFYELSDGGSCSLSNSCTSVYSECLSSSQTSLLLPTTSPANSQVCSQYQTDVHRRRSADESATQPNAARGIHLGSSRIRASSAVAEHGRPRPVSTGDLDRMMTQGLSYKSVDTKKQPMCPNLKIPTMDPKFQSNLVSRSGIELYHYPSPLHAVALQSPIFFHVGEPAIPGFAGGTPVTESDTLQATEMGYDTKTLGYIDKLLQRSSSKSQIEMSPEAVQTHSNYQRKPTEVVTVFPQKPVSPPQPPPTQAINIIPQDNEQRRHRMTHSSPETTDNAGHQQSVRPQGVSYGPSYPAVMREYSSDEVTVSSLRKKDKTHVVSRGHTQKTCGDNSETRLVEKKGYRQRTVMSHSSSAEDSQGFEMHNGHTGSPEFVHAKFVPAGTQRVKVRQADRKTKAVKLRRKSSEKPRALRQQHGYSSGERTRESSGSKGEARRSAKGKMIQKYASCPTEEHKQGSGSDSSQCGPGLMYTHKVQSKPHPLPSAPKSSKSRRSQCGEHEQPLEQRKKRHGEKFQALWAQRQRSKDLHSQAPGSMHLVRSMSTRSGQWIGPPRSFMTSMSANSFHTSLNARYPPAPYRISSHYPPRCESEYSAECMSLFHSTIAASSDGEMSDNTTNRFGDSESSQSFQSFSDSDSSLSLDEGDQLDSLEEEGDLVWAEASLGPTAAGRTLQQLPRPEPSACRIKASRALKKKIRRFQPASLKVMTLV, from the exons ATGCTGAGCACCAAGGGCTCCTGCGTGGGAATGATGAGCGCTGCAGTGGGCATGGACCGCAGCAGGGTCGGGGAGAGGCTGCAGGCTGCCCTGGCCGGGCTGCAAGAGCTGCATCTGCTTCGGGAGCGGCAGAGTGACATGGTGAGCTGGGCTCTGAAGGTGGACCGGGAGGAGCCGTTCACTTGCGTACACCCTGGCCCGGAGGAAACCAGGATGATGGGGGCCGAGGAGCAGCGGTTGGAGGCGACCCTCACAGCGCTGAAGCAACAGCTG TCTCGTCTTCGGAAACAGGATGTCGGACTCAAGACTCACCTACAGCAGCTGGACCAACAAATAAGTGAGCTGAAACTGGATGTGAGCAAGGCCTCCACAGAGCAACTGGAGAGCGACAGCAGACCGAGTTCGG GTTTCTACGAGCTCAGCGATGGTGGCTCTTGCTCCTTGTCCAACTCCTGCACCTCTGTGTACAGCGAATGTCTGTCATCCTCCCAGACGAGTCTTCTCCTCCCAACCACGAGCCCCGCTAACTCTCAAGTTTGCTCGCAATACCAAACGGATGTTCACCGCCGCCGTTCGGCCGACGAAAGCGCGACTCAGCCCAACGCTGCCCGCGGCATTCATCTGGGAAGCAGCAGGATCAGAGCGAGCTCTGCTGTCGCTGAACACGGACGACCAAGACCCGTGTCAACAG GTGACCTAGACCGGATGATGACTCAAGGACTAAGCTACAAATCCGTGGACACTAAGAAACAACCAATGTGCCCAAACCTAAAGATCCCCACAATGGACCCCAAGTTTCAGAGCAATTTGGTGTCCCGCAGTGGAATTGAATTGTACCACTACCCTAGCCCACTGCATGCTGTGGCCCTCCAAAGCCCAATCTTTTTCCATGTTGGGGAACCGGCCATACCTGGATTTGCAGGAGGAACCCCAGTGACGGAGTCTGACACGCTCCAGGCTACTGAGATGGGCTATGATACGAAGACTCTGGGCTACATTGACAAGCTCCTCCAGCGCAGCTCCAGCAAAAGCCAAATTGAAATGTCCCCCGAGGCTGTGCAGACACACAGCAACTATCAGAGGAAACCGACTGAAGTCGTAACTGTGTTTCCTCAGAAACCGGTATCTCCTCCACAACCTCCCCCGACTCAAGCCATAAACATCATACCACAAGATAATGAACAGAGGAGACACCGCATGACACATTCCAGTCCAGAAACTACTGATAATGCAGGCCACCAACAGTCAGTGAGACCTCAGGGGGTTTCATATGGGCCCTCTTATCCTGCTGTCATGAGAGAGTACAGCTCTGATGAGGTGACTGTGTCATCactgaggaagaaggacaaaacacATGTTGTATCAAGAGGCCACACACAAAAGACATGTGGGGATAACTCAGAAACAAGGCTGGTAGAGAAGAAGGGCTATAGGCAAAGAACCGTCATGTCACACAGCTCAAGTGCAGAGGACAGTCAAGGCTTTGAGATGCACAATGGCCACACAGGCTCCCCCGAGTTTGTCCATGCCAAATTTGTCCCAGCTGGGACTCAGAGGGTCAAGGTGAGACAAGCTGATCGTAAAACCAAAGCCGTAAAACTCAGAAGAAAGAGCAGCGAGAAGCCTCGGGCGCTGAGGCAGCAGCACGGCTACTCATCTGGCGAAAGAACGCGAGAATCCAGCGGCTCCAAGGGAGAAGCGAGAAGATCAGCCAAGGGAAAGATGATCCAGAAATATGCCAGCTGTCCGACTGAAGAGCACAAACAGGGCTCAGGCTCAGACTCAAGCCAGTGTGGCCCTGGACTAATGTACACCCACAAGGTCCAGTCGAAGCCACACCCTCTTCCATCTGCCCCCAAATCCAGCAAAAGCCGCAGATCACAATGTGGAGAGCATGAGCAGCCTCTGGagcagaggaagaagaggcATGGGGAGAAGTTTCAAGCATTGTGGGCTCAGCGACAAAGGTCCAAAGATCTCCATTCACAAGCACCAGGAAGCATGCATTTGGTCCGCAGTATGAGCACCAGGTCAGGCCAGTGGATAGGACCTCCTCGCTCCTTCATGACCTCTATGTCAGCTAACTCCTTCCATACTAGTCTCAATGCCAGATACCCCCCAGCACCCTACCGCATATCCAGCCACTACCCACCCAGATGTGAGTCTGAGTACTCAGCTGAGTGCATGTCACTGTTTCACTCCACGATCGCTGCAAGCAGCGATGGGGAGATGAGCGATAACACCACCAATCGCTTCGGGGATAGCGAGTCCAGCCAGAGTTTCCAATCCTTCTCAGACTCCGACAGCAGCCTGTCCCTGGACGAGGGGGACCAGTTGGACAGCCTCGAGGAGGAGGGAGACTTGGTATGGGCTGAAGCTTCACTTGGGCCCACTGCGGCCGGACGTACCCTCCAGCAGCTCCCACGACCGGAGCCCTCAGCCTGCCGCATCAAAGCTTCCCGAGCCCTGAAGAAAAAGATTCGTCGCTTCCAGCCTGCCTCTCTGAAGGTCATGACCCTGGTGTAG